The window TCCAAAAGAACCaaacgccccccaccccgcccaaaaaaaaaaaaaatcaaaaaggcaCAATCTGCTGTTAGAAATTATCCACCAGTGGAGCAGTACAGTTGTCAATGCCCAAAGCTAAGTACTGAAGGTTCCATTGTCTGCAGAGCCGGGCAGAGAAAGCACCACCTGCACCAGATGACTGTTCCAAGCAGGCCATGTTTACTAAGAACATGCTGTGAAAGAACAGAGCTGACCACAAGATGGCAATGAAATGCAGAGCATTATCTGCTTACTTAAAACTCCAGTGCACAGACCTGCCCCATCTCTCTATTCTCAGGTGCCAGTTTTCTTATTAGTGGAAAGTACGTAATAAAATTATTACACTTGATACAGCTACAACAGCACTAATCAGCACTATCAAGAGATCTGCTTACCAAGACGTGTTAGGCACCAAATTACTGTGCTTTCAATGGGAAAAACCATAAGACTAGAAACCTCATGAAATAATTTTTATGAGAAGTGTAATTCCATATTCCTACTTCAGCAGGTTTGTCCTCTTCCAGGCACTGAAATCCGCTTCCTCAACTTATTTCTACTCTTTAGTTTCATGTTTCCCTCATAACATGTAACAGGTGAGTATCATTTCTCTTTTCACAAAATAGTGACTAATTTCCCTCTTTATAAAAGACAAGACAAAATGGTAGTTAATTAAACCTTTACTACAAACATCTGAATCAGTCATACTAACTTTTAGATATTTTACTAATGAGTATAAACCCaaccatttttttaaaccacACCTCACAGCAAATTATTCAGATCTGCTGACATCCTATGCTGCTGCTCCTCTAAAAGAACTACATGCATATTATATTACGCTGACCAAATGCATACTTTATATTCATGATGGGAGTCTCAATTTGATTAATAAAGCTTCCATTCACAAAACAGAAGTCCCAAATCTGATGCATGATTTACAGTAGCTACTTCCTCTCTGATTCTGTATACTGCAATCTGCTGCCAAGGGTGACCTCTGTTGCCCTTTTAAGAAAACTGTAGCTTGATTTTAGTGTACATTTGAATATAGCATTTCATCATGATGCATCGTAGTCTCCCTCCGCTCCCCGGCATTTTCATAACTAGCTCCCATTTTCTGTGtaacaaaatattttcccttgATCTGTAAGAAATCTGGAATCATGAGCACATTTGCATAAAATGTATAATCAAGCTTTTGGAAGGGACAAAAATATGAGATAAGACTGGCAGTACCATAGATTAGGTCTCCATTATACCTAGTCACCCTCTGGATCTGTGCACCTGGTGTTCCATATCAATCACCACATATTTGTAACAAAAACTGAGTAACAATGAAAATGTAAATTATTCTAATTTAAAGCAGCATTAGAGGTTTAGTTCATGAAAAATTGTATTGGGCAGAGcaattctttcttctttttgaGGTGGAGGATCTGGAAGATCTTGAGTTATGGTACATACATAGTCACTTCACTGTTAAAACACAAACACTACCTATCTTGACTAGGGAAGTAAGCATATTACATTCAGCATTGAATACAAGGAGAATtacaacaaacaaaatgtattacACAAATCTGATCAAGATAAAGTCATCTCTGTTCCAAAAAGGGACATACTCTTGACCACATGCAGCCTGAATCCTAAGCTTTGTTTTGGCATAAAGACAGACATTTCAGCTATAGAGGATCCCTTACCATGAGTAAGAGTTACTGATTTGGAGCGAAGACTGCCAACTTACATCACTCTTTTTCCCAAGCGCTCAAACCTCTGATCAAGCACACAGCAGCTTGGTTTAAGAAATAGCAGCATGAAACTGCTCATATAACAAGCTTGTTAAGGAAAACAAAGCACTGTCTTTCTCCTTTACAGCAGTAGCGCATCAAACTTCTGTATACATTTACAGATTTATTGGACCACATCTGTAAAACAAGGGtacaagctacacagagctgttcAGTAGACCGATTTGCAGTTCCTCCCCACATACCTCATACAAGAATCTTCAAAGAAACAACATGGCAATATCTTGCAAATATCTTTATTTCAATTTACAGATTAGTTCTGAATAATTGTATTATATACAGAAATATAACTTCAGATATAAAAACCCAACAAACTGGATACAATCAAATTAAAATCTGTATAAAGCCAATTTAGAAGGTTGTCAGGCTTACCTCTTTAAaagtatataaaaataaaatctgatgaTTACAGTTTTGATTTAAAGTTTAAACTTTATGGGTGTTCTTAAGTGAACCACTTACACACACAACAAGCCTTCCATATCCTTCAGATGCATTttagggaaaggaaagaaaagactaCAATTGGTTTGCTTTTGCTTAAGAGATTTTTATCTTTCCAGCTGTCTATAACTGAGTTTAGTGCCAGAATCCCCCTTTCCACTTTGCACCTGCTAGTCTGAAGGGACAATTTAGTTAGAAATGGTTAACCATAGTTATGTACTTCAAAGACAATGTTTATTGTTATGATGAAGATACACGGAAAAAGTTTGAGGTGCCATCAGTTTAAAAATTAAGCAGAATCCTTATACCTTAAACAGATTAGAATTAAAATTGATAGAATTCTAGTCTAATTTAATTTTACTTGATTAAGAACAATGAAAATGCAGTCAGTCATCTTCACTTTCTAGTTCCTTTCTTGTTTGCTCATTATTGCATCAATATTTGTGTTTCTACAATGCTTTCACATGATCTCAAAACACAAACAGCAAAGAATTCAAACTGCACACAACCACTGTTAGGTGGAGAACAATCAATTTTAAAGGGAAATAAAACAACAAACGTGAGGGAGACTGGCAAAGCTGGGAAGTGAACTGAACCTCATGTATTTTAGCCACACCTCCATATCTCACTGTTTACCTTGCAAGCACTATAGGGAAACTGGTGTTTTTAAGAGTTGATGccattggatttttttaatcaaTGGAAGCAATTCTACTATCTTAACGTTTCAGAAGTTTTTACATAACCCAATTTTGAGTTTAAACTTGAGAGCAGTTCTTCAATTGCTAGAAGCTGAAACATTATTCAAAGTCTACCAAAAAGAGATTGCACCAAGACACTAATTTAAGGCaatctgcagaaaaaaaaaatctcgttCATGCTGGCTAAACAGggattaaaacaacaaaacaaggttGTTGTATAGGCTTTTCAATAGCTAATTTTACAGCCATTCAAGCTGGTCAGATAAGCTCTACAATAAAAGTAGACCTTTAATTTTACATGTAGAAAGTGTCTGAGTAAGTCAATCTCATTCAAGTAAATCAAGATTTCTGTTTACTACGAAGATGTATTTGAGGCAACGAGTTTATAACAgtcaggaagcatttctgaaacTGCACATTGAGACAGTCACAGTGAAGGCCAAGCAGATTACATGAGATTTTAAGCTCTGAATGCTTTGTGAAAGACACAATGTGAAGACATGAATGGCAAAAACCTTAGATGAAGTCTTCATTTGATAGTGCGTACACAGATTTCTTGTGCAACAATTTGGAGTTAGACATCCCTCATACAGACCAGACAATTACATCAGTATTTTCCTGAGCCACCTCTATACCAACTGTACATGACAATAGATTAAATGAACCACACAGCAGCTACTGCTGTATTCTGTTTTACACTTTAATAGGCTGATATTTGAAACTTCATCTACATTGCAGTATCTTTGTGTTTGGAGTTTGGTAACAGCCATTCAATATACTTCAGTTTTGCCAGAACAATTAAGACTTTACTACTAGTTTAAAACAATAGATAGCTAATGGCTGAAATAGTAAATTTAGATTATGACTAAAGAAAGCATTTTGCTTGAATTTTTCCTTAACTGTTAGTTTCCACATACACAATGTTACACTATTAGTGAACTGAAAGTGCTGAAGCATGGTGGTATTAATACTGGTTTTCAGTAAAGGAAGTATGTACAGGGTGTAGCTTTAGAGCTTGATGACTTGGTTCAAAGGATCAAGATCTTTATGTATGCTCCTGATAGAACTGCCAGTAGCCCAGCAGTTACTCTTTAGTTATTCCACTTTTCACTGTCCTGAGTGGATCAAATGACACAAGCCGTCAAAGTGAAAATGAAAGTATTACTGGCACTTGCTTCCCCATGGCAATCTAGGCTCAGACTGTCACCCTCAACATCAGTATATGTACTATATGTTGTATACACTAATCAGGTTAGCAGAGCTTTCCAGAGATGTGAAAGAATGTGGGCCTAGCACACAAGTTTGATAAGTAGCAGACAATAATTTGATATTGAGACAAATAAATACAAGACCAAAAGTACAGGCAGTTTTTTCAGCTCTCCTGTAATCCAAATTTataccaaaatatttaaatacataatCAAAAGTGTTATGTAACAAAGAAAACCTTATAACTGAACTCTTAAGACACAGACTGTTAATACAATTACCCAGAAAAACAGCAAATCTGTTTTACAAAAGTTAGGAAAAAAAGACAACTCAACTGCTGCAACTATGAATATAAAACTTTAAAGCAGAACTGTAATCACTGGGTTTTGAACCCTATAAATATTTCAGACTTGTTTTTTCCAAAGTGCAAAAATTGCAACTTAATCACCCTTTTCCTTCATATGGCAGACAGAAGCATTTATGGACTGAATTTTACCTGCACAGTTGAAATACAAACTGCTTTTAGATCAATACAATCGTACCACTCTTGATGAATAAGATTTCTTCCCTTTCCATATCAAATCAGGACATAATTAGGCTTATTTCATTGGCTGGACATTAAATGTGGAAGTGGTATTAAAGTTATGCTTGGCTTGCTTGGCTCCCTGTTACAGACCAAtgcaggcagctgccactttTCAATTTTAAGAGGAAGAAACATCTCAAGATGTTCCTGAGTTTATTACAGAACAGCACAGCCACAGTGCTATTAAATTTAGGGGACTAGAAAACATCAAGGATTTTATAGTATGTTTCCTGAAGTCTATTAAATATCCTCTGTCTATGCTCTACAGTTAAGCAGTAACCAATAGCATCTTCTGTTTCTTGAATTCGTTTCTGGAACCTGCATCCATCCCGTGCAAATTCTTCCCAGGGTCCTTTCCGGTCTTCCTCACTGCTTACATAATACTCAGTAACTTCTTCAAGGAATGTTACCTGAAAGAGAAGATATTTATTAAAGGAAGGGtgctcaacctttttctttctgagccccacccccccatacccTCAACATGCTGTAAAAACTCTGTGGACCACATTTCCTACAAgtgtttttctgcatataaaagccaggacCAGCATTAGGGGTAGCAAGGAGGACAACTGGCCAGGGCTCATGCAGCTAAGCTGCTCAGGTCTGGGCTTCAGTCCCTTGTGCGGGGCTTTGCCCCCACCAATCTAATGCCAGCCCTGTTTGGCAGACCACCCTGAAACCAGCTCATGGTCCTGACTCCTGATTGAGAGCCACTAAATTAAAGCACTGGACAATGTATACAAAGCGATCACCATATTGGCATTTGCAGTTACCATTACCATATTTTGCCATGATGGTTCTTAAATTAAGAACTGTTCCAAAAAACCTAATGAAAACATAATTCAGTGTTGACTGGCTTGTTGACTAGAAACACAATAGGTTGTAACAGGACTTTTTACACATGGGTATATTCTAGTTTCTCTGCACAGGTAAAAACAGTATCTCATTATGTGCCTCTTAGTTTTCCAACAGTCTTAAAATTGAGATCCCAGCTACCTGTCATTAAAGACCCATACCTGTGTTCAGAACAGGGATGATTATTCCAAGATTCTTGTAAACTTGGACGACAGTTAGCCCTGCTCTACATTATAAACTTGTTAGTATAACTACACCACTTGCATTCCCAAGCAAAGCCATTATATAGGTATAACTCCCAATGTAGACAGCATTATGTCAATGCAAGGGATTCACCTCTCAGGTAGGTGCAGCTGTTACAGGAAAAGCTCTGCCATCAGCCTAAGTCTTCCATGGGCACAACCACTGTGCTGATAGtgcttaagtgtagacaagcttttATATTTAGAACCCTGCATGAATATAAAATTGGTATCCTCATTTTCACCTGCAAAAATGATCTCAGGATATCTGCAGATATGCAcatatttgcagggttctagattcAGAATACATATCAgcatccatatccacaaaaacaaattGTGGATATCCACATCCAGATATAAAGCAGAGATACACAGATTTGCAGATCTCTAGTTATAGCCTGTAAAATGTTCAGAAGCTATTGTTTGCATCTCTCTCCACTACCCCCTCCTCCAAAAATATTTGGCCAACATCGCTACTttggcatgcttcaggaggaaaaAGCACTTCTATAGCTTAACAAAAGGCACAAACATCTAGACAAATttccagggcaaatagattatGTATTCAAATAAAACCACAATTGTGGTGGCAATGTGGGTCTGTTACATTCTCAATAGCATTTTACAGTTTAATTTTAAAGCTGTATAATTTGCTTTAGTCAACTAGCCACTCACCCAAAGAAGCACCTTATTTGCAACCTCAAAAACATTGAGTCTTTTGCCAACTGCAAGTTAAAGTCATGCAAATGCAGTGACATACTTTGTGGGGTGAACAGCCACCAGTGGCAGCCACCAATATAGCTAGCCTATGGAGTTACCCCATGTGAACAGGCGAAGGGGATATAGGTAGAAGCACAGCTTATCTTTGCTTGAAACAAATGTAAAACACAGTTGCAGGCTGTATCTTTACATAGCTACACTAATGTTCTGATACAGCCACTCCAGTAGTGCCAAGATTGAAATCCCACATGCATGAGGCCTTAGTTTTACACTTCAAGACCACTGTATACAGAACTTCCAGGAGATTTCAGTTACAATTGTCACCCCAATCCCATATCTATCTCAActttagagaggtagccatgttagtctgtctcttcaaaaacaagtagtagtcctgtggcaccttatagactaaggtattttggagcataagctttcgtgggcaaagacctgcttcttcagatgctggcttTTTGTTGCATCTAAACTTTGGGCACTGGCAGTAAGATAAAAGCTTCTATATATAGTGCCCTACTGGGCTATCAAAGGGATCATACAAGGACTGATCCAAACATGCCATCAAGTGTAGTCTAGAAACTCAATTTTAGCCTTACCTCCCCCAGTGGAAGTCAGGTCTTTACATTAATTCAATGGAGCATGTTAACAGATAACCTGTTCCCCTATAAATTAAAGTGACTTCAAATTTTTGATACTTTAACATAcaacattttattcatttttctgcTGAATTAAAGACTATATTCTGCACATTGCCTTGAAAAAGACACCCTCTGTCACTTATAAGCAATCTTTGGGTAATAGATCAGCCATACCTAATTAAATATATGCTTTCAAATAAACTGGATAGTTACATCAGCCTGTCCCTTTGTGGCCTACTAATTTCATCCCTTTTACATCAGGCTATGACACCCCTTGGGTACAATTACCAACTTTTGTAATATCAAGCTAGATATTGCATACAGTTCATTGTTCATTCACTGTGTTACTAGGAAGGATTACACAAAGGGGTTGAAAATTTGGAAATTACTACCACAGACAAGTAAAATAATCGAACTTCAAATTTCATACAGTCCaatagaatatttttaaaatccagtatGTGACATACAGCAATAATCTGAACAAAAGAATATGAACCTTTATACACGTGCACCAAGCTCTTTAGAATGCCTACACcaagctttaaaaataaagtacaCCCCAAGAACAAAGTATCTACATGGGAATTAGTTCACACATCGATACACTGATTGCTAAACCAAGAATTGCTCATATACAGAAACATTCCTGCTGCAATTGCCACTAGCCACTTTGTGGATGTGCAAGCTATTTAGTGTGCCTGTGTGCGCACATACACTTTTTAAAACTAGAACCCTTCCAGGTGGATGCTGACCTTTGGCTTACAAGTTGTCCATTACATTTTGCATGCTTTCAGCATTACATGAAATGAACTGTGAACCAAATAGCTGCTTCTAAAAACGAAAGTGGTTTTCTAGAACTTTTTTTTCAGTCTCATCTCCTCCCTGTTCCCACCACAGAGAAAAGTCAGTGTTAGATTTGTATGTCAAGTTTTTAATGTTAATCTGTTGCTGCAACTCAGCTAGTTTTTTATAAATGCCGCTATACCAAAATTGAACAGTTTCAAATGATAAAGAACAATTTACAATGAAATGTGAACAGAACCAGACCACTGATATGCAAACATGTACCTCAAATAACTGTAGGAAAGTTCATGTACACAGCAAGTTACCAGTGCATGCTCCAGGCCAGCTGATTCAGGCACATCTTGTGAGATTGTCAAACTGCTATGTAAGTTCAGACTCAGAAGCCAGAGCTTTGGGATCCCTAAATGACACAGTCACACACAAGTTGGAGTCAGCCGATGAGTCTGGATCTGATTGGAGAGCAGTATTAGTGTTTTAGGTCCCCATTTTTCTCATCTTCAACAGTAAGCTAGATGGGGACAAAGGCTGAGCCACTTTCTGCTAAATAGGTGAAATGCTAAATTCCCATGATCATGGTAAAGGGCTAACTATGAGCCTAAAACTATGTGAAACAGCTCTAGTTTATGTATCTCATTACAACAGCATCCACAGAAAACTACCAACTTCAGGTACCCCTCTCCCAGCAAATTAGCAGTTGCAAAAATTTTGCTAACATCAGGGAACAGGAACCCAAGTTTAGCAATAGCTTGTCTATTCAGCATCAAAACACAGAAAAAGCAAGGAAACCCAGCATTAAAATGAAAGGTAAGTGCCAGAACTCAGAAGATTACAGAAACAATACTTTGCTAACTCACATCATACTAACGCATCAAAAACTACGTACACTCAGATATTAATTTAACAATTAGCACCTAAGCTTGCTGGGAGAGGGATCTTCTACTTGCTATGGCTAAGTGCTACCACCACTGAcctgaaatgaagaaaatttcTCCATGTGTGTTTGCATACTGTCCTAAACTGTGGAGCCCTGATCTTAAGTGAGGTCCCCAAGtactacagtagaacctcagtttGAGCATCAGAACTACAAATTTACTGGTCAATAtagacctcatttggaaccagaagcacATCCTCAGGCATCAGCTTAGACCAACACACTCACATTAAATATAAGCTAAGAAAATACAGAGTAACTTTCAAACAGGatttgacaaggtaaggaaactTTGCTTGTTTcctttaaattaagatggttagaaccaacatttttcttctgcatagtaaagtttcaaaggcATATAAACCAAACGTTCACCTTTGAAAGAACAATTTGGTCAGTTATAAATAACCTCCAGTCCAGAAGCGCTGGTAAAATCCAAGGTTCTACTATACCCCGCATTACATCGTTAAGTACATAAATATGAAATATACCTTTTTTTTCTTGGTAGTTGCATGCTTCTCTCCAAAAAGAATGCCATGCTGTATGGTATCTGTGACCCCACAGTTATGGTTTTCCAGCAGCTGAACCTGACAGGTGAATAAGAGATTGCACCGTGAACTGACCAAACCCAGCCCTGATGCTGCTTCTAAGTCatgcttccctttcttttttgCAGTCTGAAATGGGGCCTTGAAATTGAAAAGATTATAGGGATCATCCGAATTACAGAATGAGTTCCAAAGTTTCAAGTTATCTTCTTCATCTGCACTATTACACTCCCATTCATCTTCCTCTCCAGAACTGAGGACAGGAGATCCTGGAAGGCTTTCAGCCCATGAAGAATCCTCCTCTACATCGGACTCGCCAGCCAGATCCTTCTCTGAATTATTAACAGCAGTTTGAATGGCAGCTGTGAAGTTCTGAGGGTTGTAAGGATCCAAACTGCAGAAAGAATTCCAAAGGTGCAAGCTAGCAGAGTCAGAATCTGAGAGGGGCCCCTCACTATcaaacccatcatcatcatcccccTCCCAGTCTTCCTCACCCTCTGAGCTTTCCTCTCCACTGGACGTAGCCCTGATAATGAAGTCTATCAGTTTGTTAGCACAGGCAGGCCTAGATGACAAGGGAAAGTCTTGCTCTATATCAGAGTCATCTTCCGCCGGGAAGTTCTCTCTCTCGGCTGTTCCCCTCTCAGGGCTCCCTACTTCCTGTTCTACGGggctccctccaccttcccctaccATATTGTGTTCAGGCaactcccgggggcccctcggctGCCAGGCATCGCACAGGTGCTTTAGGTCCTCTTGGCCGTTACCCTtccgctgctgctcctcctccaggctgtggtaGCCATGGTCCGGCTCAGGTACGGGCAGGAAATTAGTGGCCAGCTGTCGCTGCTGGAGAAATTCCAGGCGCTTGGTGCGGAGGTGCTGGATTTCCGGGAGCCCCTCACGGGATGTGGGTCCCCACCAGCCATCCGCGGGGAGCTCGGCGCTCAGCGGCTGGGGCAAGTGGCTCTTGTCCGTGCAGCAGCCTTGGCTGTAGTCGGACCCCAGACTGCCGCTGGGGCCCAGCACGTAGGAGACCAGGTCCACTTGCCGGACGCTGAGCCGCGTCAGGCCGGTCCGCAACAGCCCCGCAGTCCACAGCGGCTCGGCGAGGTCCAGGCTTCTCTTCCGCCCCACCTCTGGGGCGCCGTCTGGCCAGGGCAGCTCCGCGTCGGCCCAGCTCAGCGAGGCGCTGGCCtcggacagcagcagcagaggcgcGGCCGGCGGCTTCCCCGCCGCGGGGCACAGAGCACTGCTCAGGCCCTGGCCGGGCAGCAGGCGGTGCAGGAGACCGGGCAGCGGGGACAGCAGCTGCGAGAAGAGCCGCACCCAGGAGAAGGGGGCGCTAAGCTGAGGCTGGGCGGCCGCGGCtggagccggggggcaggggccgaGCTTCAGCCAGGGGAGCCCTAACCAGGAGCCGGCCTGCTCCCGCTTCCTCGACTCCATGACGGGACCTCCTCAGCACTTTCCACGGCCCGGCCGCTTCTCCGGCGCCGGaatccagctgctgcctgcagaagcTCGGGCTCGGCTAGCTGCGTGGCGGCCTCCTCTCCGGCAGGGCTCCATCCTGCGGCTGGCCGGCAGTCCCCTCAGGCGAGCGACggcaccatagagccctgcccGCCCGAGGAGCCGCTCCGGCCCAGCCGCCCTGAAGCGGCACGAAGAACAAAATGGCGTCGGAGCCGCGAGAGCGACGGTTAAACCGCCCACCCGGCGCGAGACCAGCACTGGCGTGAGAAGCGCGCGCCGCCAACTCCCACTGACCTGACGGGACGTTGGCAGTCGCAGCGATCGAGGGACGGGACCGCTCTCGTAACTTCCGGGCAACTGCCTCACCGCCCCTGGGCTGTGATTGGCTTGAGGCCGGACACGAGCCCCGCCCATCCGAGCCGCAGTGCCTCCCGCTCCCTGCAGGGGAGTTGCATCAGCCGGGAAGTGAAATGGGAGAGCGCATGCGCTGCACAGCCACCGCCCCGCACGCACGGGGCGTGAGGGTTGTCTGTTGGCACGGCAGCGACCCCTCTGGACAGCCTGCGGGAACTGCAGTTATTACTGTCCAGTGTGCAGCACCTCCTAGCTGCATCCTAGGCACTCCCTTCCTTCTGATTCTACCTGCCGCTGGTTTCCCTGGGGAGCTGCGCTGCAAGCTGCCTGCTCTCCTGTATCCCCAGGCTGCAACTCCTTGCCTTGGGGCCAGCAGGGCCTGCAATGCACAGCTGTGGCACTGACCACTGTGGCGCACAGCCTGTCTTGGCCTCTCATTGTCAGGGGTCTGTCCCACTTGGCTGGGATTCCTTGGGCTCCTGGGAACCCCCTTAAAAAGCAGAGTTGAGTGCGGTTCCCTCCCCTGTTGCAAGTAATGGGGTCACCAGGTAGCTGCTGCTGTAGGCAGGGTCTTCAGATACATGCTCACTGTATTCTCTTGAGCCCATGTCTGGTCCCTTGCTACTCTCTGGCTC is drawn from Carettochelys insculpta isolate YL-2023 chromosome 26, ASM3395843v1, whole genome shotgun sequence and contains these coding sequences:
- the PPP1R15B gene encoding protein phosphatase 1 regulatory subunit 15B isoform X2, whose amino-acid sequence is MESRKREQAGSWLGLPWLKLGPCPPAPAAAAQPQLSAPFSWVRLFSQLLSPLPGLLHRLLPGQGLSSALCPAAGKPPAAPLLLLSEASASLSWADAELPWPDGAPEVGRKRSLDLAEPLWTAGLLRTGLTRLSVRQVDLVSYVLGPSGSLGSDYSQGCCTDKSHLPQPLSAELPADGWWGPTSREGLPEIQHLRTKRLEFLQQRQLATNFLPVPEPDHGYHSLEEEQQRKGNGQEDLKHLCDAWQPRGPRELPEHNMVQLLENHNCGVTDTIQHGILFGEKHATTKKKKVTFLEEVTEYYVSSEEDRKGPWEEFARDGCRFQKRIQETEDAIGYCLTVEHRQRIFNRLQETYYKILDVF
- the PPP1R15B gene encoding protein phosphatase 1 regulatory subunit 15B isoform X1, which produces MESRKREQAGSWLGLPWLKLGPCPPAPAAAAQPQLSAPFSWVRLFSQLLSPLPGLLHRLLPGQGLSSALCPAAGKPPAAPLLLLSEASASLSWADAELPWPDGAPEVGRKRSLDLAEPLWTAGLLRTGLTRLSVRQVDLVSYVLGPSGSLGSDYSQGCCTDKSHLPQPLSAELPADGWWGPTSREGLPEIQHLRTKRLEFLQQRQLATNFLPVPEPDHGYHSLEEEQQRKGNGQEDLKHLCDAWQPRGPRELPEHNMVGEGGGSPVEQEVGSPERGTAERENFPAEDDSDIEQDFPLSSRPACANKLIDFIIRATSSGEESSEGEEDWEGDDDDGFDSEGPLSDSDSASLHLWNSFCSLDPYNPQNFTAAIQTAVNNSEKDLAGESDVEEDSSWAESLPGSPVLSSGEEDEWECNSADEEDNLKLWNSFCNSDDPYNLFNFKAPFQTAKKKGKHDLEAASGLGLVSSRCNLLFTCQVQLLENHNCGVTDTIQHGILFGEKHATTKKKKVTFLEEVTEYYVSSEEDRKGPWEEFARDGCRFQKRIQETEDAIGYCLTVEHRQRIFNRLQETYYKILDVF